The DNA sequence TGGGAGTGATCGTCACGGGCGTCTTGATGACCTTCAGGATCGACACCTGGTTCTGGGACGCGAACCCGTACTTCCTGCTCTCGGACGGGCTCTGGTCGGTGGTTTATGTCGTGCACGGACTCTGCGGGGTGGCCCTGATCTTTCTGACCGCGGCTCACATCTACTTCGCGCTCCGCCCGGACAAGTTATGGCTTACCTGGGCCATGGTCAGAGGCTGGATCGATCGAGACCGCTTCGTGGAGCACTACGACCCGGACAAGTGGGTCGTCCCCGGGGCCGGGTCGCAGGAGAGGTCGCCGGCCGACGGATCCGGTTAGCCGTCGGTGGTCGAACTCCCGGTCGCTTCGCCCGCCGCCGGCGGTGTGCGCGAGCGCATAGACGCCATCGAGTCCGGATACGAGTTTCTCATGGCGTACGCGGCTCAGGGATTGAAGACTGACGCGGGATCGAAGTCGGGAGGCGAGCTGCGCGCACAGCTCGCCATGCTGGAGGAGGCCGTGAGCGGTATCGCGAAGTCTTTGCGGGAAGGGGTGGCGGAAAGAGACGACGCCAAGGCTGCCCTCGCCCTCGTCCGGGTCGTCGAACGAGATGCTCGAGCAAGTCTCGCGGCCCTGCGCCTGGTGAGCTCGCAGGGCGCCGTCAGCTCGCAGCTCGTCGACAATCTGAACGCGAACGTGCACTTCCGGGCCCTCCTCACCGGCCTCTTCCTGCTGGACGAAGTGCTCGATCCGCTGGTATGACGGGTCGGTCGAGGCACGTTGAATAGGGTTGGCGTTAGCTTTACCCGGTTGAGGCGGCCGAATCCGGTCACTGGCCGCCGCGAATTCGATTCAAGGGCCGATCTCCGTTCTTCACGAAGGACCATGCTAGACGATCTGGGCAATCTGGGAGAGTTTCTCGGTGCGACCGGGGTCATAGTCTCCCTCTTTTTCGTCGTGCGGCAGATGAAGCAGAACGCGTTGCAGATGCGCCATAACACGCGGACGGTGCGGGCTGCGGCTTTCAACTCCATGGTCGAGAACTCCATGCGGCTGCTGGAGCACGTTTTCCGCAACCGGGAGCTCGCCGAGTTTCTCGCCAAGGTGGCGGAGGACCCGGACGGGTTGAGCGAGGCCGACAGGCTGCGCTGGGACTCCTACATGACGACCGTCTACCGCCACTTCGGCAACCTGCTCTACCAGTGGGAAGTGGGCGCGATAGAGACGAAGCTCTGGGAATCCTACCTGCGTTCTCTCAAGGACCACCTCCGCGACCCGTCTTGGGCGAATTGGTACATGGAGAACTCCCACCTGTTCGACGAGAGACTCGCCGACGTGGTCCGGAGCTTGCTTGGAGAGCTGGCCGACGAAGGCATCCCCCACGCGGTCGCATGGCGGGAGCAGGGAAGCACTCTCGGATTTCGGGCCGCGGTCGAGAAATTGGGGTGATGGAGAGGCCCTCTTTCGGAATCGAGACGCTGAGCGGCTGGTGGGACGCGGCCGTCTCGTATGCGGTGCCGAGGCTGCCCGAGACGCTCGCACTGCTCCTCGGAGGCGTTCTCGCGGTCTGGGTCGCCCGCAAGACGCTTAAACGAGTCCAGCGGCAAGTCGTCAACCGCACCGAGACCAGGCTCGACGACCACATTCTGTATTTCCTGCACTCGGCGATCTCTTTTTCGATTTTCGGCGTGTCCGCTTGGCTCCTCATCCATATCCTGGCGCCGGACGGTCCTGCCGGGGAGGCCCCACGCGCGGCCACCTGGGTGGTGGCGCTCTGGGTCGGCGGACTCTTCTTCCCGCTCAGCAGGTTCGTGGGAGACGTCCTGACCGAGCTGCAGGGAAAGCTGATCGAGCGCACCGACAACACCTTCGACGAGACCGCGATGCCGCTCGTCATCCGCACCGTCAAGGTCCTTGTCCTCGGCGTCGGGGTCGTTATCGCGCTCGACCTGATGGGGCTCAACATCGGCCCGTTGCTCGCCGGCGCCGGCGTCATGGGGCTCGCTCTCTCCCTGGCGGCCAAGGACACCCTCTCCAACCTGATCGCCGGGGTGCTGCTCATCATGGACCGTCCATTCCACGTGGGCGACCGCATCGAGCTCTGGACCGCTCCCAACGAGACCGGAACGTGGGGCGACGTGATCGAGGTCGGACTGCGCGCCACCAAGATCCGCAACCCGGACAACCTCGTGGTCGTGGTTCCGAACAATCTCATCATGCAGCGCGACATCGTGAACTATACGATGACCGGGGATCACATACGTCTGCGCATCCCCTTTTCGGTGGCTTACGAGTCCGATATCGAAAAGGCCAAGCGGCTTCTGATCGAGGCGGCGCTCGAGGTGGACGGCGTCCTGGCCGATCCACTGCCTCTGGTCATCGTGCGCGGATTCGGCAACTCCGATGTCCAGATCCAACTGAGGGTCTGGGTCAAGGAAGCGCGGTCGAGGCGCAAGATCGCCGACGAGATAACAGGCAAGGCGCTGACCTCGTTCGCCACCGCAGGTGTGGAGATCCCGTATCCCAAGCGGGAGCTCTGGATCCGCAGCGTTACCGACTCGGATCCGCACCCGTTGCCGGGCAAGCCGGGCGGCGGCCTGCCTGCGCCCTCGCCCACCGGCCCTCACGCACGCCCCTCCCCCTCGGACGCGGTCACGCCAGCCGGTCCGGCATCCCGGGAGGGGTAGGCTACGGCAATGGAGACGGCCCGAACCGAGCGCTGGGCCAAGGTCGTCGACCAGACCAAATGCATCGGCTGTCACGCCTGCACAACGGCTTGCAAGTCGGAAAACGAGGTGCCGCTCTCCGTAACCCGCACCTTCGTCAAGTCGGTGGACGCGGGCCGTTTCCCCAACGCTCGCCGAAGCTTCCAGGTCACCCGCTGCAACCAGTGCGACGCGGCCCCCTGCGTGACGGCATGTCCGACCTCGGCCATGTTTCGCCGTCCCGACGGCATCGTGGACTTCGACAAGTCGGCGTGCATCGGCTGCAAGGCGTGCATAGCGGCTTGTCCTTACGACGCCATTTTCATCAACCCCGACGACCACGCGGCCGAAAAGTGCAACTTCTGCGCTCACCGCCTCGACATCGGGCTCGAACCCGCCTGTGTCGTCGTCTGCCCGACCGGCGCCCTGACAGTAGGAGACATGGACGACCCTGAGTCCGAGGTCGGCCGAATCGTCGCCAGGGAACCCGTCCAGGTGCGCAGGGCCGAGAAAGAGACCCTGCCCAAGCTTTTCTATCTGGGAGCCGGAGAGGTCACCCTCAATCCCCTTGCCGCTGAAAATCCCGGAGGCGACATCTTCATGTGGTCGGACCAGGGAGCGGGTGTCGGCCACCACGTGCCCTCGGGATCGCCGCCTTCGGTGCGACCCGCATCGTCCTCGGGCCCCCGGCTGGAAAATGGACGACGAGGGAACGGACGGGCGCCGGACCGGACCCCCTCCGGCAACGCGAGCTCGGCAGCCGCCGTGATCTCCTACGACGTTCCCCACCGGGCGCCATGGGATTTCCGGGTGAGCGCCTACACTTTCACCAAGTCGCTCGCAGCCGGTGCGTACCTGCTTCCACTCCTTCTCGGCGTCTTCGGGATGATGGGTGCGGACGGCCCCGAAACCGGCTGGAGCAATCCGTTGTGGCTCACCTGGGCGCCGGTGACGGCTCTGGCCTTCCTCCTCGTCACCGCCGGTTTCCTCATCTGGGACCTCGACCGTCCCGCGCGTTTCTGGCTCCTGCTGGTCAGACCGCAGTGGCGGAGCTGGCTGGTCAGGGGCGGGTTCGTCATCACCGGTTTCGGCATCTTGCTCACCCTGCATCTTGCACTGGGTCTGGCCGGACGCCGGGAGCCGACCGTCTGGATCGCCTGGCTGGGGGCTCCGCTCGCGGTCGCGACCGCCGTCTACACCGCATACCTTTTCGCGCAGGCCAAGGCCCGCGACCTCTGGCAGAGCCCACTCCTCGCGCCGCACCTTCTGGTTCAGGCCGCCCTCGCCGGGTCGGCCCTGGCTCTCGTTCTCCTATCGTTGGCGGATTTCCCCGCCGAAGGAGCTATGCTCGTCGGTTCCAAATGGGCGTTCCAGGCTGCCGTCGTCTTCCACGTCGCGCTCGCGTTCGGCGAAGCCACCACGCCCCACCCGACCGCTCACGCCCGGCTCGCCGCCCGCAACATGCTCCGGGCCAGGTACGCCGGCCCGTACTGGACCGGAATGATCGCGACCGTCGCGGGACTCGTGGCGGTTACCGTCACCGCCGGTTCGGGCACGGCCTCGATCATGGGTGCGTGCGCGGCGCTCGTGGGACTCCTGCTCTACGAGCACGCCTATGTCCAGGCGGGGCAGTCGGTACCCTTGGCGTGAAGAGGAAGGCGGAGAGCCCCCAGGAACTGAACGCCCGCGTCTCGGCGGCACGCGCTGAGGTCGAGGCTCGCGGAGAGAGCTTCTATCCGGGCGCTTCCCGCATCCACCTCGCCGCCTATCCTCCCAAGGAGCGCTGGAGCGACTGGGTGGAACTCGATTCCAAGGCCTGGCCCGAACGAAAGGAGAAGCGCTACTCCCTCGTCCCCACGCTCTGCTTCAACTGCGAGGCCGCCTGCGGACTGCTCGCGTACGTGGACAGGGACACTTTCGAGGTGCGCAAGTTCGAGGGCAACCCCGAGCATCCCGGGTCGCGGGGGAGGAACTGCGCCAAGGGTCCCGCCACCATCAACCAGATAACCGACCCGGACCGCATCCTCTACCCGCTCAAGCGCAGCGGTCCGCGCGGCGCCGGCGCCTGGGAGCGCGTCTCCTGGGACGAGGCTCTGGAAGAAATCGCCGCCCGCATACGACGAGCGCTTCTGGAGGAGCGGCACGAAGAGGTGGTCTACCACGTCGGTCGTCCCGGAGAAGACGGCTTCACCGAGCGCATGCTCGCGGCCTGGGGAGTCGACGGGCACAACTCGCACACCAACGTCTGTTCGAGCGGGGCCCGGGCGGGATACCACTGGTGGATGGGCTCGGATCGACCCAGCCCGGACTTCGCCAACGCCGACGTGATCGTGCTCGTGAGCAGTCACCTCGAGACCGGCCACTACTTCAATCCTCACGCTCAGCGCATCATGGAGGGCCGGAAGAAGGGCGCGAAGCTCATCGTCCTCGACACCCGCCTCTCCAATACCTCCACACACGCCGACCACTGGCTCTCTCCCTACCCGGGATCCGAGCCCGCAATTTTCCTCGCCGTCGCCAACTGGATGATCCGCGAGGGTAGATTCGACCGAGAGTTCGTGCGCCGCTGGTGGAATTGGCAGGAGTATATGGCCGAGGTCCGGGGCGAGCCCGATGCGGAATTCGAGGATTTCCTGGCCCAACTGCGCGAACTCTACGGCGAGTTCACCTTCGAATATGCCGCGGCGGAGTCCGGGATCGACGCCCGCGAGCTACGCCGGGTCGCGGAGGTGATCGCGAACGCCGGTACCAGGATGAGCGCCCACAACTGGAGGAGCGCGGGCTCGGGGAACCTGGGCGGCTGGCAGGTGGCGCGCACGCTCACCCTGATCAGCGCGCTGCTCGGAGCCCTGGGGACCGAGGGAGGCACCTTCCCGAACTCCTGGAACAAGTTCGTGCCCATGCCGCCCAAGCTGCCCAAGAGTCCGCCGGGGCACTGGAACGAGCGCATGTGGCCCCGCGAGTACCCGCTCGCGCTCATGGAGATGAGCTTTCTGCTCCCGCACCTCCTTCGCCGCCAGGGAACGCGCATCGACACCTACTTCACCCGGGTCTACAACCCCGTGTGGACCAACCCCGACGGCTTCAGTTGGATGGAGATGCTCTCGGACCCGGCACGCATCGGACTCCACGTCGCCCTCACTCCGACCTGGAACGAGACCGCCTATTTCGCGGACTTCGTCCTGCCCATGGGGCACGCCTCCGAACGTCACGACCTCGTCTCCTACGAGCAGTACGACGGCCAGTGGCTCGGCTTCCGGCAACCGGTGCTGCGCGCGGCTCTGGAACGCGGGGGCGACGGACTCGCCGACACCCGGGCGGCCAATCCCGGTGAGGTCTGGGAGGAGAACGAGTTCTGGATCGATCTGACCTGGCGGATCGACCCTGACGGCTCCCTCGGCGCCCGCGAGTTCTTCGAAGCTCCCGGCAGACCGGGCGAACGGATGACGGTGGACGACTACTACGGCTGGATATTCGAGAACTCCGTGCCCGGACTGCCGGAGGCGGCACGACGCGAGGGGCTGACGCCGCTGGAGTTCATGCGTCGCTACGGCGCCTTCGAGGTTGCAAGCAAGGTGGGGCGGCTTCACGAAAGGGCCGTGGATCCGGCCGAGCTCTTGGACATGCGGGTCGACGACGCCCGGCGCGTCTTCACCGCTGCGCCGGAACCCCCTGGCGCACAGGCGCCGGGGGGAACCAGGCTCGACCCCGACGACGACGGCCGCAGGCGGATCGGGGTCATGGTCGACGGCGAGGTCCTCCAGGGTTGGCCGACGCCCTCGGGCAAGCTGGAATTCTGGTCGCACACCCTCGCCGAATGGGGCTGGCCCGAGCTCGCGCTGCCCACATACGTGAAGAGCCATATCCACCCCGACAGACTCGAAACCGGCCAGGTCCCGCTCATCTCCACCTTCCGGGTCCCGGTTCAGATCCACACCCGCAGCGCCAACTCGAAGTGGCTCGACGAGATCGCCCATTCCAATCCGGTCTGGATACACCCGCAGGACGCGGCGAAGTGGGGTGTGACAGGTACCGGTTCACTGGTGCGGGTCACCACGGAGACCGGCTACTTCGTCGGCAAGGCCTGGGTCACCGAGGGCATTCGGCCCGGGGTCGTGGCGTGCTCCCATCACATGGGCAGGTGGCGTCCCGAGGGACAGCCCGGGCAGCGGCTTGCGACCCGCACGGTGGAGCTCGACCGGAAAGGCGAAGACTGGAGCATCTCGCCGCGCGGAGGTGGCGGTCCTTTCGCTTCCTCCGATCCGGACACCTCGAGGGTGTGGTGGACCGATCTGGGCGCTCACCAGAACCTTACCCACGCCGTGCATCCCGATCCCATTTCCGGCATGCATTGCTGGCACCAGGCGGTGAGGGTCACGCCCGCCCGTCCCGGCGACCGGCAGGGCGACGTGTCGGCGAGCGTCGAGCGAGCGCGCCGGGCCTTCGACGAGTGGCTTAAACTTACCCGCCCGGCGGATCGCCATTCGCCCGACGGCACCCGCAGACCGTGGTGGATGCTGCGCCCGCTGCGCCCGACCCGTTCAGCGTACGACCTGCCGACAGGCGTCGACCAGGTCAAGGTCCTGCCTTGATCGCCGGGGCGGAAGCGACTCCCTCGGCCGGGGTCGCCGCTCGAGCGACGACGGACGCCCGGACCGATACGCCGGTCGAACTGATAAGGGCGCTCGCGGCTCTGACCGACACCCCCGAGAACGCACCCGCCGGCCTCTCCGTTCTGCTCGGCTTCGGTGTCGCTTCGTCGCGGACGGAGCACACTCAGCTCTTCGTATTCGAGCTGCCGCCCTACGCTTCCATCTACCTTGGAGAGGACGGCTGGATAGGGGGGCAGGCTCGTGAGATCATCGCCGGATTCTGGAGGGCGGTAGGGCGCAAGCCGCCTCGGGAACCCGACCACCTTGCCGTTCTCCTAGGACTATACGCGGAACTCGTCCAGGAAGAAGCTGGCGGCGAAGCCCACGCGCGCATGGCGCGTCAGGCGCGCCGGGCCTTGATCGCCGAGCATCTCTCGCCCTGGCTGTTCCCCTACCTCGACGCCGTGGCAGCCGCGAGCGACTCGCCGGTCCATAGGGCCTGGGCCGCGACTCTCGGAGATGTGATCGCCGCCGAGATGCGCGAGCTCAGCGTCGAAGGCGGTGGATCCGAGCTCGACGGGACCGGAGCGTCCATTCACCTGAGACTTACCCGTCCGGTGGAAGCCGCGAATCAGGAGTTTCTGCGCTCCGTCCTTGCACCGATTCGTTCCGGGGCTATTCTTACCAGGCGGGATTTCAGGCTTTTCGCTCGTGAGAGCGGATTGGGGCTGCGGGCGGGTGAGAGGTGCTACATGCTCCGCAATCTGCTGGCCCAGGAACGGACGGCCGTTCTGAACTGGCTTCGAGATCACCACATGCGAGCGGCGGAGGGCCACGAAGTGCGCGGAAAGACAGGAAGCGCTGCAGGAGCGGCGGCCGAACTCGCTCGCAGGGCGCGGCACACGGCCAGGACCCTCCGTGACCTCGCTCGGCAGCGGGACGGCTCCGCATGATCAGCACCACTCGGATCCTCAAGGGGTCGGGCCTAGGCAGCATTCGCAGTCACAATCTGCTAGCGGGCGCGAGCGTGGCGTGTCTGCTCATCCCGCAGTCCATGGCCTATGCCGAACTCGCCGGCCTACCCGTTCAGCTCGGGCTCTACGCGGCGGCCCTCGCTCCCATCGCCGCGTCCGCGCTCGGTTCCTCACCGTACCTTCAGACCGGACCGGTCGCCCTCACGGCCTTGCTGACTCTGGGGGCGGTGGTCCCTTTGGCGGCGTCCGGCTCGGACGAGTACATCGGTCTGGTGGCGCTTCTCGCCCTTGTGGTGGCGTTGGTGCAAGCCGCGATAGGGTTCTTGAGACTGGGCTGGATTTCCTACCTGATGTCGCGGCCGGTCGTCCTGGGCTTCACTTCGGCCGCCGCTATCGTTATCATCGCCACCCAGATACCGTACGCGCTGGGTTCCGCCCCTGAGGAAGAGAGCAACGTCATCGCGGACGCGGTCTGGGTGCTCACCGAGACCTCCAGTTGGGATCCCTACACGGTCCTGATCACCGGCGCGACCATCGCGTTGGTACTGGGTGGGCGAAGGTTGCACCCGCTCCTGCCCGGCGTCCTGGTCGCGGCTGGGTTCGGAATCGCCTCGAAGATGTTCGCGGGATACGACGGCGCCGTGGTGGGCGAGGTACCCGCCGGACTGCCCAGTATCACCTTCGCCCTTCCCTGGGCGAGACTTCCCGACCTGATCGTGCCCGGGGTGGTGATCGCGATCGTGGGATTCGCCGAAGCTTCGTCGATCTCGCGTATCTTCGCCACCGCCACGCGCGAGCGTTGGGACTCCAACCGCGAGTTCATCGGCCAAGGTGTCGCCAACCTGGCCAGCGCGGCGTGCGGCGGCTTTCCCGTTAGCGGGTCGTTCTCCCGCTCCGCTATCAACCGACTTGCGGGGGCAACCTCTCGTTGGAGCGGAGTGGTGACCGGAGCGGCGGTTCTCATCTTTCTCGAGGCGCTCTCGTGGACCATAAGAGGAGAACCGATATTCGCCGACCTGCTCTCCAACCTGCCGCGTGCGGTCCTGGCCGGGGTCGTGATCGCGGCCGTGCTCAACCTTGTCAAACTCGGGGCTCTCGCGAAGGTCGCCACGGCTTCGAGGCAGCAGGCGATCGTGGGTTGGTCCACCTTCGTCGCCACTCTGGTGCTCGCGCCTCGTGTGGATCAGGCGATGATGCTCGGGATAGCCGCGTCGGTCGTCGTCCACTTCTGGGTCGAGCTCTCGCCTGGGCTCGGCGCCGACAGTCGCAAGGACGGTCTGCACCTCGCGCCGACCGGCGTTCTCTGGTTCGGTTCGGCCCAGGCGCTGGTCGACAGGCTCCAGGCCCGTCTCGCCGAGGAAGGATCGGTCAGCAGGGTGGTGATTCACATGGGCGGCCTCGGCTACATCGACCTCACCGGCGCTCTCGCGCTCAAGGAGCTCGCCGCTCAACTCCTGATGACCGGCGTCAAGGTCGAGCTGCACGGTACGCCCGCGCATGCCCGCAAGCTCTTCGCGGGGGCGGGGCTGGAAGAGTACGAGGTACCGGAATCGGTGGCGGAAACGCTGCCGCAGGTGCCCAGCTCGCTCCCCGATTGGGATGCGGAACGATGAGGCCGTCTCCCGCTCAGCCGTCCCGGCAACCCGAGTCTGCGCAACATTGGTCGGCTAATTTCGTAAGACCACTCAGAGCCGCGCCGGAGATCGGTGCGGCGGAGAACGGCCCAAAGGAGGGCGAATGGTAGAACTGATCCTGGCCGGAGCCGTCGCGGTCATCTCTCATGTGTACATCCGTCGCTTCGTGGCGCGCCGGCTGCGTTTCACGCCGGTCGTGCAGAAGCGGAAGGTCGGCTTGGCAGCCAGCATCGTCGTCGGTGGGGCTCTCTTCCTGGTCGGCCAGCCGCTCTTCGCCATTCCATTGGTGACACCATGGCTCGGAACCGGTACCGCATTCGCTCTCGGGGCGGGCGGGGCCACAGGGGTCTGGTACGGGCGCAGGCAGGCCAAGAACCAGAAACTGCTGGAGGACTGAGAGTGACCGATTCCATCCAGGCGGCGCTGCGCCGCTCCGGTTCATCTCTGGAGGTTGTCCGCGGACTGCTGGTCCTCGCTTCCGTTCTCGTCGCTTCTACGGAGGCGCTCGCCGGGCAGACGCAGGATCCGGCGGCCGTCACCGGCGTGGCGGTGCTCAACACCTGCGGCGAGATCACGCCGTCCGACGGCGTGATAGCAGGAGTGGTTCAGGACATGGAGAGCGACATCGTTCTCGGCGGAGCCACCGTCACCGCCGCCTGGCAGATGGAGGGCGAACCTTACCCGTCGTCCGACGCGGTCAGGACCGACAAGGCCGGATTCTTCGTCTTCTGCGGCATCCCCGGCGGGGTCGACGCCGAGCTGAACGTAGAGCTGCTCGAGGTTCACGCCGGCCCCAGAACCATCTTGGTCGAAGCCGGCACCCTCGCCATCGAACGCTTTGAGCTTCCGCTCTCCGACTCCAGGTCTCCCGGCTACGTTACCGGCCAGGTCGTCTCCCGAGTGACCGGCCGAGGCATTCCCAGCGCCCTCGTCACCATTCCCGAGCTCGAAATGAGAACGACCACCAACGAGCAGGGGCTCTTCTACCTCCAGGAGATGCCGTTCGGCGTCTACGAAATGACCGTCCGGCACATCGCCCATGAGAATCGCGAGTTCCCGGTGCGGGTGGCGGGCGGCGTGACCCACAACCTCCACATCGAGCTCGACGAGGATGTAATCGAGCTGGGCGGGATCGAGGTCAGCGTCGAATCGAGACGCTTCTTCATGGATCGCGAGGGGCTCATCTCCCGGATGAACCTCGGCTTCGGCGACTTCTACACCCGCGCCGACATCGAGCGGTTCTCGACCTCAAGCATCGCCGAGCTCCTGGGCAGAACCGCCGGGGTAAGGGTATACGACGGCGGAACGAGTCTCTACATCCGCGGTCGCGTCTGCGTCCCGCTCGTCTTCGTGGACGGGATGCCGTGGCAGCTCGACGACCGCCTCGGACTGAAGGAGCTCTCGACCTACGATGCCGACGCAATCGAGTTCTACAAGGGCACCGCGTCGATCCCTGCCGAGTTCAACTACAGCACCAACGCCACCGGAGAGGTCGGCTGCGGAGCCATCGTGATTTGGACGAAGCGGGGGCGGTCCGGGTAGCGACCGGAGCTGAAGTGGGACCTCACCTGGTCGTCCGCGTCGGCGCATGGGCGCTGCTCCTCGCGTTGGCGCCGCCGATTTCCCACCTCTCGGCGCAGGCGACCCGTGAGCCGAGCGGCTCGGATCCGCAGGCGACCCCGCTCTTTCACGACGTCCACTTCCATCTCACCAACTACGTCCAGAGGGGTATCGACGTCCGCCGATACCTGGAACTGGTCGGAGATCGGGTCGGGCGCACAGCGATGTTCGGCATCCCTCTCCAGCAGAAGTGGGACTGGTTCGTCTCTCGGGAACGGGCTCCGGACTACTATCTGCGGTCGAACGCCTCCCTCTACTACTACTCGTTCGTCGACGCCGTGATCGCGTCCGAGTACCTGAGCCTGTCGGAGGAGGAAAAGAAACGCATCGATCCGATGATCACTGGATTCAACCCGACCGACATGTACGCCTCCGACCATATAGAGCGGGTGCTGCGCACATATCCGGGGGTCTTCGCGGGCATAGGCGAATTCAGCGTGCACAAGGAGTTCGTCTCGCCCAAGGTCACGGGCCACGTCGCCAGTCTGGGGAATCCCGCGCTCGACGAGATTCTCGCCACGGCGGCCGATATCGGACTGGTCGTCATCCTACATTGCGACGTCGACAACGTACGCCCCGGCCCCGACGGCCCCGACCATTTCCACCAACTGCTCGATCTCTTCGAGCGCCACCCCGACGCCAGCCTGATCTGGGCGCACATCGGTCTGGGACGTTTCGTCGGTCCACCCGACGCCTATGTCGAGCTCATCGGCTCCATGCTCGCAGACCCGCGCTACGATCACGTCACTCTGGACATATCGTGGGACGAGGTCGCAAAATACCTGGTGACCCCAGACCGCATCGACGACTGGGCGGATCTCTTCAACCGCCACCCCTCGCGCTTCATTTTCGGGACCGATGCGGTGGCGCCTGCCGATTGGGAGGCCTACTTGACCACCTACGCCATCTACGAGCCTCTCTTCGAGAAGCTGGACCCGGATGTGCGAGTCCGGATCGAGCGAACGAACTACGAGCGCATCTTCGACGCGGCCATTCCAAAGGTGAGGGCATGGGAGAGCCGGCTGCCGGCCCGGCCCGGCGGAGGTTCGCCCCGATGATGAAGGAGTCGCCCCGGGAAATCAGCCGCAGGAGCGCCCTCAGGCTCGGAGTGGCCGGCATGGGCGCGGCCGGGATCGGGAACGCCCTTCTCGCCACCGAGGGCCGCTCGGCGGTCTCGAAGGCCTTGCGCCAGGACCAGGAGCTGGGCCCTGCGCCCGCCCGCCCGTTTGCCGCCGACCCGATGGAAGTCGTGCGCGTCGGGTTCGTCGGCGTGGGAGGCATGGGGGGAGCCCACGTGCGCAACTTCATCCGTCTGGACGGGGTCGAAATCCGTTCGATCTGCGATATCGACGCAGATCGGGCCGGAGAAGTGGCCTCGTGGGTCACGGACGCTCACGAAAATCGGCCCGAGCTCTACACCCGCGGCGAGCGGGACTTCGAGCGCATGTGCGCCGAAGAGGAGCTGGATCTCGTCTTCACCGCGACTCCCTGGGAGTGGCACGTGCCGATCTGTCTGGCCGCGATGGAGAACGGCAAGCACGCGGCCACCGAGGTGCCCGCCGCCTACACGGTGGACGACTGCTGGGCCCTCGTCGAGCATGCCGAGCGCTACGGGCGTCACTGCGTCATGATGGAGAACTGCAACTACGACCGGCCCGAGATGATGGTCTTCCACATGGCGCGCCTCGGAGTCCTGGGCGAGGTTCTCCACGCCGAATGCGGCTATCTCCACGACCTGCGGGCGATCAAGTTTTCGGAATCGGGAGAGGGACTCTGGCGGCGCGCCCACTCGATGACCAGGAACGGCAATCTCTATCCCACCCACGGACTCGGTCCCGTGGCGAACGTCATGGACGTCAACCGCGGCGACCGTCTCGACTACCTCGTTTCCATGAGCTCGCCTTCGCGGGGGCTCCAGGAATGGGCGCGTGAGCACTACCCCGAGGGTCACGCCAAGCGGCGCGAGCGTTACGTCCTCGGAGATGTCAACGTCACCCTGATCCGCACCGTGCGCGGACGCACCATCTACTTGAGCCACGACACCAACCTTCCCCGACCGTATTCGCGCATCCACCTCGTGCAGGGAACCCGCGGGCTCTTCCAAGGCTACCCGAACCGGGTCCACCTCGAGGGGTCCAGCCCCGACCATCGCTGGCAGGACTGGGAAGACCTGCGCGAGGAGTACGACCACCCTCTCTGGAAGGACCTGGAAGAGCGTTCGGCAGGCGCAGGCCACGGCGGGATGGACTACATCGAGGA is a window from the Gemmatimonadota bacterium genome containing:
- a CDS encoding TonB-dependent receptor, with translation MTDSIQAALRRSGSSLEVVRGLLVLASVLVASTEALAGQTQDPAAVTGVAVLNTCGEITPSDGVIAGVVQDMESDIVLGGATVTAAWQMEGEPYPSSDAVRTDKAGFFVFCGIPGGVDAELNVELLEVHAGPRTILVEAGTLAIERFELPLSDSRSPGYVTGQVVSRVTGRGIPSALVTIPELEMRTTTNEQGLFYLQEMPFGVYEMTVRHIAHENREFPVRVAGGVTHNLHIELDEDVIELGGIEVSVESRRFFMDREGLISRMNLGFGDFYTRADIERFSTSSIAELLGRTAGVRVYDGGTSLYIRGRVCVPLVFVDGMPWQLDDRLGLKELSTYDADAIEFYKGTASIPAEFNYSTNATGEVGCGAIVIWTKRGRSG
- a CDS encoding amidohydrolase family protein; translation: MGPHLVVRVGAWALLLALAPPISHLSAQATREPSGSDPQATPLFHDVHFHLTNYVQRGIDVRRYLELVGDRVGRTAMFGIPLQQKWDWFVSRERAPDYYLRSNASLYYYSFVDAVIASEYLSLSEEEKKRIDPMITGFNPTDMYASDHIERVLRTYPGVFAGIGEFSVHKEFVSPKVTGHVASLGNPALDEILATAADIGLVVILHCDVDNVRPGPDGPDHFHQLLDLFERHPDASLIWAHIGLGRFVGPPDAYVELIGSMLADPRYDHVTLDISWDEVAKYLVTPDRIDDWADLFNRHPSRFIFGTDAVAPADWEAYLTTYAIYEPLFEKLDPDVRVRIERTNYERIFDAAIPKVRAWESRLPARPGGGSPR
- a CDS encoding SulP family inorganic anion transporter, which gives rise to MISTTRILKGSGLGSIRSHNLLAGASVACLLIPQSMAYAELAGLPVQLGLYAAALAPIAASALGSSPYLQTGPVALTALLTLGAVVPLAASGSDEYIGLVALLALVVALVQAAIGFLRLGWISYLMSRPVVLGFTSAAAIVIIATQIPYALGSAPEEESNVIADAVWVLTETSSWDPYTVLITGATIALVLGGRRLHPLLPGVLVAAGFGIASKMFAGYDGAVVGEVPAGLPSITFALPWARLPDLIVPGVVIAIVGFAEASSISRIFATATRERWDSNREFIGQGVANLASAACGGFPVSGSFSRSAINRLAGATSRWSGVVTGAAVLIFLEALSWTIRGEPIFADLLSNLPRAVLAGVVIAAVLNLVKLGALAKVATASRQQAIVGWSTFVATLVLAPRVDQAMMLGIAASVVVHFWVELSPGLGADSRKDGLHLAPTGVLWFGSAQALVDRLQARLAEEGSVSRVVIHMGGLGYIDLTGALALKELAAQLLMTGVKVELHGTPAHARKLFAGAGLEEYEVPESVAETLPQVPSSLPDWDAER
- a CDS encoding molecular chaperone TorD family protein, whose amino-acid sequence is MIAGAEATPSAGVAARATTDARTDTPVELIRALAALTDTPENAPAGLSVLLGFGVASSRTEHTQLFVFELPPYASIYLGEDGWIGGQAREIIAGFWRAVGRKPPREPDHLAVLLGLYAELVQEEAGGEAHARMARQARRALIAEHLSPWLFPYLDAVAAASDSPVHRAWAATLGDVIAAEMRELSVEGGGSELDGTGASIHLRLTRPVEAANQEFLRSVLAPIRSGAILTRRDFRLFARESGLGLRAGERCYMLRNLLAQERTAVLNWLRDHHMRAAEGHEVRGKTGSAAGAAAELARRARHTARTLRDLARQRDGSA
- a CDS encoding Gfo/Idh/MocA family oxidoreductase; this translates as MMKESPREISRRSALRLGVAGMGAAGIGNALLATEGRSAVSKALRQDQELGPAPARPFAADPMEVVRVGFVGVGGMGGAHVRNFIRLDGVEIRSICDIDADRAGEVASWVTDAHENRPELYTRGERDFERMCAEEELDLVFTATPWEWHVPICLAAMENGKHAATEVPAAYTVDDCWALVEHAERYGRHCVMMENCNYDRPEMMVFHMARLGVLGEVLHAECGYLHDLRAIKFSESGEGLWRRAHSMTRNGNLYPTHGLGPVANVMDVNRGDRLDYLVSMSSPSRGLQEWAREHYPEGHAKRRERYVLGDVNVTLIRTVRGRTIYLSHDTNLPRPYSRIHLVQGTRGLFQGYPNRVHLEGSSPDHRWQDWEDLREEYDHPLWKDLEERSAGAGHGGMDYIEDYR